TTTTTGGCTAGTGACTTATGAGGACTATATAGACATATGGGAGGCGGGGAAAGGATACGAAGGATGACAGGGTGTTTGGATGGAAAACACGTATAAAGTAGGGTAATGGATAAGATCGTAATAGGAGCCTACGTCAACCTTCGGTTAGCGTAGGTCCTAGTTTCTTCCGGGCGCAGGTCAAGGTACATTATCCCATGAATTTGTAAGGGAGAAACTTAGGGAAAAGACCTGGGATTTTCCTTGTAGATCTATTATAGGCTAAAAGGGAAATGTTCTGTAAGCATCCAATTATTATAAAACTTTCAGTTGCCCCCTTAATAAATGGGGCTTTCTTTAGAAAGATGTGGAAAGAAATTATCGTGAAATACGGGATTTAAAGGAGTTAAATGAATCAGTGGTAAGAGAAAATATAAGGAAGAGGTAACAAGGACGTGGCTTAAATTGAGACATTTAAAAAAGGCACGAACATCGAGGGGGTGAATGACATGCGCCCACTTTTTGCTTTAAGAGGTCCCATCTTAAAAAAGATTCAAGATATGACTGTTCATTTCCTTTGAAAGCGGGGGAAGTTATAATATTTCAAACACATAATCATTCATATCTTACTTCACGTTTACTTTCTTATTTCAACATAATCTTAAGCAAGAAAAGTGGGCTCACTATTGGAAGTATAGAAGAGCTTACATAGACTTAAAGCTAAGGATGATTTTAGAAAAAGAAATATTACTGGTTATATATTATGACTTTTCTTAGTCCACTTATATTATGAAGCccataattttatttttattcagtCATTACAAataatttgctaattattaaGTTGTTAACTTCTACTAATTTGCCAAATACCGTTAATCAAATGTTGTTGCGATAATGAGATTATAGATATAGAGAGAGAAATTTTGCTAAGAAATGAATATATACTTAACGATCGATGAATTTGATGACAAAGTTAAAAGAAGAAATTTTTAACTATGATCGTGCTTATAAAAATTCCCGATTTTATTTATCAATTACTAATTAATCCTCTGCAAGATACGTGACCAATTCAATTTCTGAAATCCGAGTAATCtctatatatttttcttaatcggtatattgaaaattaattttttgataaaaatagaatttcaattaaatttaaataactataaattatataatataatatatatatataaattactaataaaataaaggtactaaattatatataaatattaatttatatattctcgagttcgattcccacaaatcacatctttaatataaatataaaaaatagggatagtttagtcttttcaatgGGACTTTTCAATTTCTAGAATACTATCACCATGTTATTCTATTATACATATAAGGGATAGATagattaaataaaattaaataatatctgATTTTCTAAAACTCGGGAGTGCTCGAGTACTCGGGGATACTCGGACTCGGACATATTTTTAATCTGATTTTGATATACTCGGTTTTTTACTCGACTCGGGTCAAAATCGGGCAAAACTCGGATTTATTGAAAAAAATACCCAGTTTTATAAGAAAAAATTTAACTGAATATTCTGAATACATATTACTCAATACATTCATCGAGTCAAACCGAAtattgaattttgaaaaatttagATCACTATCTTTAAAGGATCGGGTTTTCAGGATCGGGTTTTCTTATTGTGTGCCCAAGGCACTAACTCCGATGAGTTTGGTATATTTTGATTGTTCCTCTAATTATAAATATTGATGGACCCCCTGCATTTATAACAACTCCACTAATAAAAATACACCAAACTCATAAAATTTAATGTTTATTATGTGTTATTGGGCACGTTGAAACCGTTAGAGGATATACCAAGAGAGATACACTAGACAAGAGCAGAGTAGACGAGTAGTACAATAGCCAGCAAATAGCATTGTACAAGTGTACTGGATATTACCAATAGTAGTACAAGTTTCATCCTCCCAAGTCCCAAGTACCTTTCAACCTATACATACAAAATCTCCTTGTATCTATCTCCCACTCCCTTTCTCACCTTCTCCCGCACTCTCATTCCCCACGCCAGtatctctctctctcaatctctcctcACTCTACAACTCCTCTCTCAGTCTctcctctctctccctctctagAAATCTCTCTCTGTCAATCTCTCTGGATATCTcctctctctctcaatctctcatctctctctctctttagaAATCTCTCTCTGTCTCTAATCTCTCTCAGCAAAGATGATGCACATGACGTTCTACTGGGGAACAAACGTGACGATCCTCTTCGATTCATGGAAGACCAATTCAATTACATCCTACGCACTCTCTCTATTCGCTTGCTTTCTAGTCTCCGTTTTCTACCAATACATGGAGGATCGGAGAATCAAGCTCAAGCTAATCGCATCATCGCCGCCGCGATCTGCTCTGAACGTTCCGTTGATCTCCGAAAAAATCGGCGGCGGCGGAACGGCGGCAAAAATCGCCGGCGCGGCGATGTTTGGTATCAATTCGGCGGTCGGATACATGTTGATGCTGGCGATTATGTCGTTTAATGGCGGGGTGTTCGTTGCGATTGTTTTAGGGCTTTCTGTTGGTTATTTAGTGTTTCGAAGCGGCGGTGATGATGATCGTGTTGTTGTCGTTGATAATCCGTGTGCTTGTGCTTGAATTTGAATTATGTATCTTTTTAATCATGTATTATTGGTTAATTAGGATTATGTATGTGATTGATGTATTTATATACATACAAATTTTATATCTAATGTTTCGTGGTTAAATTGTTGTGAGATATCGATAATTAGATCGAAGATGTTGTTTAGTTTGATTTGATCGGATGAATTTTATTGTTTTGTGAGTGTGTTCTGTTAGATTTTGTATATTGGAATTGAATTTAGGGAGGTTGGGAGTTTTTTGTCAGTGGATGTGTAAATGTTGTTAATTAGCGGAAATAAGAGAGGACGTGACACGTGTGAGTGTGTTTAATTGGTAAGCGGAAATTAGAGAGGACGTGTGAGCGTGTTTAATTAGTAAGCGGAAATTAGAGAGGACGTGTGAGCGTGTTTAATTAGTAAGCGGAAACTAAGATAGGCTGGTGGATTTAATTTTATGTAGTGTAATAATGGGGGCATTGAGTTTGAGCAGGTGTTAGTGATCCTTGAAGGACTAGAGCAGTTGAGTCTATTGGTTGGAGTTGCTTGTTTGTTTCTGGCAAATGGTGCCATTACAGGGCTGTAGTAAAGTGGTTTCAGAACTTGTTTGTTTGGACAAAAATGTGCTGGATATGCCTATATGgctatatatatgtatatttcaAGGGGTGAATGTGTATATTGAATAGTACATCTTTAAATTGTAGGTCCAAAATATACACACAAGTGGTAGTATTGTAATTAAACTGAATCGAAGAACGATTTATCACCAAATATTAAGAGAATGTTAGGTCAAAACGAGTCGAATCGAGTATACTAATAGTTGAAATAATTTTAATTTGAAACCAAGTAATCCGTGGAGATATGCTTAGCTGCAATTTGGCTACCAAATTATGGATCATTCTGAACTGGCAGTGAACAAGCTTAGCTAGTTTTGTGAAATAATTCGTGTAGTACAATAATACTTATGAGGAAAATTACAAACTACATCAAGAAAGCATCTCTCGTAACACCATGTGCCTATCTTCAATAGCTTTGATCACACACTAGTTAGGTGTTTTGTTGCTTCACGGTTTATCCAATCTAGATGATATTTGTTTTTTATAACGGAATAAGTAGGAGGCTTTTTTGCTTGTACGTGGAGAACATGACAACATATTTCTGTTGCAGAAAAGATCTGAGCTCAACAAGTATGTCCCTCTCCCTCTCTGTTACTCGGTGTTAAAAGAGTATAAGATCTTCCGTGTTAAAGAGTATAAGGTTTTATAGCGACTAATTACTCAACAACTCAAACATCTAAATTTACTTAAGAAATAACATTGATCTAAAACTATGTAATTTAGCTGAATAAAAAAATCATACATATATTAATATGTCATTAGAAAATATTAATTAAGCTCATATTGTTTGGATAACGCCATTTCAACCGGTTATCGATAccttttttatattatatttttattcttgTTCCCGTTAACATTTGTGAGAATTATGAAAAACTAACGATTCGAGAGGGACAAGTCACATTCATTAACAACATGAACTGATGTTCAGGGATAGTAAATTAATTCGATGCGACGGATACCCGATTCGAAATCCGAAATTTTGAATATACCGAacccaaaattttgaatttggatttggatttaaACGATACCTAACCGATACCTGATCCGAAATCCAAAACCTAATCCAAACCCGATCCAAACccgattaaaatccaacacataaataatatattatatattacattTTTGATATAAACATGTATTTTACATATTTTTATTGTATTATTCAAGTAACAGTAGATTAATGTCAAGTTTGTTGGTGAATTATAACTctttattttgatattaaattttattatttaagatGTACTTTTCAAATATTTACAACAAAAATTCATTTGTGATAGGAATACTAAATATATATGCCTTTTAATGTGTTTgactatttattaattatcgtATTTTAATTTTACCTAATATTTAAATACAATTAATGGTGTTTgcatatataaataatattaaatttgacTATAATATTCATAAtcttaaatacccgaaaaatatcTGATCCGATCTGAAACCCGacagatttggatttggataACTCGAAAATATTtagatttgaatttggatttaaaTTTTACAATATCCTGATTCGAACCGAACCGTTGTCATTCCCAGCCGATGTCTGATGATGTTGGTTGGCGGCTTGGTACAAGTTAGTTTATAACCGATAATATTCTTGACGTGATTAACATACACATGCACACAACAAAACTTGTACACAATCAAATTTAGGAATGAACTCCCGTATATAAACCACACCAAGTAAATTTGATATTACATATAGAGAAAGTTTTAGGGTCTTGGGGTTTTGCCTTTTCATCTAGAAAAGGTTGTTCTAAAATCTTTTTTTTCGGGTTCACATAAATCTTTCACATATTACATGTCCACTTTCTTTGAAATCGAAATCGAACCCTAATTAATGAGAAAACCATCATCATTATTCAAATGCCTTTGATCTTTGCATTAGAGATTCCATCTTTTTCAGGTTAGTCTCCATttctttgttttttttttttgcatttgTTTCTGCTGTTCTTGAAAAATTACAAACccgcaaaaaattaaaaatttgtgCCCCTAATTTTTTTTCCGCCTCTAAATGATTTTTGATTGTTTTTGCTCCTTTATAATTCTGGGTTTGCATTATGCTTCTCTGAAATGCAATGTGCTCTGACTATGAGAATACAAGTATGTCAATTCTATGGATTTGGATTGATTCTTGATGTTAATGCTCAGTTTTATTCCAGGAAAATTCGTAATCTTGATAATTATTGTTAAAATGTGCACTAAGGATTCGGGGATAATCTAGTGGTAAAGGTGTGACCCTGTGAGTCCTCTTTAATGACCATGTTTTGCTTTGATGATGTTCTAGTTGAAGCCTTTCAAGTCAATTTCAAACCAATTTGTGTATTTATGGCATGTTCTTGTCTTATGATCAATTTTCTACTGGAACAGGTGGTCATGGATCTTGATTGGTGGTCATCTTTCGCGTGTCCGCCAGAATCACTTGTGCATCCGTTTTTATTGTCCCATGTTAGTTCATTTGTCGACAATTCACTTCACCATTCGAGATACTTTTACATGCCTGGGAGTATGGCTATTCATGATGCTTTTAACTGTATGTCAAAGTTTACCGGCGCTTTGCTTTTGTGCTTTGCCAGCAGGTCAAATTTTAATAGTAATCTCCACTCTCTAGGAGAACCTCTTCATTCAAATAGAGGAAGCTGTAAATCCTATACAAGGGTAAATTACATTGCCTCTGCAAGACATAACATATTGATAATGGGCCGCACTTTCAGAGTAACAGGAAAAACTTTTGTCCCTGTGCTTTACAAGTTTACAAATTCCAGTCTAAGAAAACTGTGTGAACAACCGGGACAGCTTCAGTCAATTTCTGCACCGTCATTAGCTGTAGCTTTAGTACCATTATTAGACAAAGTGTCCATAAAATTAGAGAATATGTTATCTCTTCAAATGGAAAAGGAAAGTGCACCTGTGCTGAGTTACACAGATCAGAGTCCCTGCACAGTTGAGAATCAGGGATGCGACAATCTTTGTTTCACCGGGAAATTGAATGGTTCAAGTCATAGAGTTGAGCCAAGTACTGGCATTGAGTTCCCAACTGTGTTGGACAACGATATAGCTCAGGAGACCAATTCTTCCGGGCTTTCAGaggttattattacatttttGTGTGGTCTTTTATAGCTTCATTTCCATATTCTAGCATATTGATCTAACTGTGCCTCACCAACAAAAAACTATACCATTATCTACATTTATGAACCTCAGTTGCAAGTCAAAAACAAACCTCATTCTGACAAAAGACAAAGAAAATAGGCAAGAATGTGACAATTATTATCGACATGTGTAACTGTTACACCATGTACACTGCATTTCTGCTATGAAACCAAAAATTTCTGCCAACCCTTATATAATTCTTTATCTTGCACTAAAGGTTCTTGTTGCAACTGGATCAAGAACGATGAGAATAATTAAGATCAAGTCTTTGAAGGTGTATGCGTTTGGTTTCTGTAAGTAGTTTATTGGTTGATTCTTTCCTTATGTATCAAAACTAGAGTGTTTATAACAGACTAACTATTTTTTCCTTCTACTTATAGATGTTCATCCTTGTGATGTATGTGAGAAATTGAGTTCAAAGTACTCTTCTATTACAGCTAACGAATTAAATAAGCGTCAGAGTTTCTATCAAGATCTTCTCAGGTATTAAAAAGTGTGTTCTTCATTATTCGATATTGCTACTCCAAGATATCTTATCTTTATCATAGAATATTTTAGTTGTGCTATTTTTTTGAACCACTATAATTTTCAACGTATTTTACACAGGACCACATGAGTAAGAGTCTCAATGTATATGAAAATCATAGAGAACATTAAGTAATGAAAAATTTCTGGTGTATTATTGTTAATTTCAAATCTGCGCAAAAAAAAAACAGTTCCTTACTGCAAAAAAAGTTTATAATTTGTAAATACTTTATCATCTAATATCGTAATGTTCAGTTAAGTGAATACAGTAAAAATAGTCTCTGGGCTTGAGGTGAAATAGTAAAGATACTGATTGATCTTTCCAAGGACCTTTCCTTTAAATCTTTTGGCATGGCTGTTTTTCGAAGAAAGAATGTGGAATATGGTGTGTAGATGTACAATCATAGATATGTAGACTGGTTTAAATCTTATTGCTAATTGCTATGTGAACTGAAAGTTTTCCTCATTTGCATTAATTTTCGACAAAAGATGCTGCTGCTTTACATTGTTCTCATCAGAAATCCTTATGTGGCTGCCACAGGGAGGATATTAGCATGACAGTAAGACTTGTGGTTAGAGTTAACGGGATAAAAGTTAGTACAGTTAAAAAGTAAGTGAAACTTTCTTTCTCCAGAAAGCATGTCAATGCTTCCTGTTTTTAATCAAAGTGCAAATTTGATTCATCAACCGGCTGTCAATACTCCCTGTTTATTGTTCTTTTTGGTTTCTTTTTCACTGATCTTGTTTTTTGGAGTCCACTTGAAAATCCTCCCTCCCCCACTGATTATATGTGTAAATATTGTAAAGTAGGTTGATATAATTTAGTCCCAGTAGTGATCTATGTGTTTCTTATGATTGTTTATGtcatatataatataaaaaatttacATAAGTGAAGTAATCGCTTAAAAAGCCTTGACCCAAATCTTATTCCAGAAGAGATCCATTTATTACTGGTTTTCCTTATTCGAGTAGGAGATGCCAACTTCAATTATCTGGTTGTTGTAGCTAGCTGGTAGAAAGTAGGATCTTACAATTTCTATTGTTGTTCTGTTTCTTGCAGTGCTTTTGAAAAATCTCTTCGAGCTCGATTGATAAAGGTAAGGCATCTGCTTATgaaatttcttactaaatttGTAGAATTATGGTTGCCAACTCCTGaaaattttttgatttatttttagaCAAACCCCAACACAGATTTAGAATGCCTAAGAAGATTTGGTTCTCTATTCTCACAAGATGCTCCAATACGCGCGGTAAGGTTGATGCGCGTTGTAGTTCTTGTTAACATTTCCCTTTTGTGCTAGGTAGAAGGGTATTTTACTTGGTAAAATAACACTTTTCAGGGAACAACTATATACTTTAGGAGAACAGTGGATGGTCATTTTATCACGGAAGGTAAGTTCCTCATATCAGGTGGCTCTTTGCTATCTCCATTGAATTTACAGTGCAAATGCAGTCTCATCTGCCCTGTGCCCCTTGTAGTTTTACGCAAGTTTTTGGCTTTGATAATATCGGCTACTTTTCGTGGTCAAATACTTAGTATGATAAACCAACTTGGTCCAGTTCAGTTATTTACATGTTAGGAGGAAATACTGAAGTACG
This sequence is a window from Apium graveolens cultivar Ventura chromosome 9, ASM990537v1, whole genome shotgun sequence. Protein-coding genes within it:
- the LOC141686982 gene encoding copper transporter 5.1-like, with the translated sequence MMHMTFYWGTNVTILFDSWKTNSITSYALSLFACFLVSVFYQYMEDRRIKLKLIASSPPRSALNVPLISEKIGGGGTAAKIAGAAMFGINSAVGYMLMLAIMSFNGGVFVAIVLGLSVGYLVFRSGGDDDRVVVVDNPCACA
- the LOC141684749 gene encoding fatty-acid-binding protein 2-like; the encoded protein is MDLDWWSSFACPPESLVHPFLLSHVSSFVDNSLHHSRYFYMPGSMAIHDAFNCMSKFTGALLLCFASRSNFNSNLHSLGEPLHSNRGSCKSYTRVNYIASARHNILIMGRTFRVTGKTFVPVLYKFTNSSLRKLCEQPGQLQSISAPSLAVALVPLLDKVSIKLENMLSLQMEKESAPVLSYTDQSPCTVENQGCDNLCFTGKLNGSSHRVEPSTGIEFPTVLDNDIAQETNSSGLSEVLVATGSRTMRIIKIKSLKVYAFGFYVHPCDVCEKLSSKYSSITANELNKRQSFYQDLLREDISMTVRLVVRVNGIKVSTVKNAFEKSLRARLIKTNPNTDLECLRRFGSLFSQDAPIRAGTTIYFRRTVDGHFITEVGGQQIGAVHSRDLCRAFFDMYIGDVPVCAETKDEIGRNVATILGHC